DNA sequence from the Acaryochloris sp. CCMEE 5410 genome:
AAGCGCGAATTGTTTGAACGGGATATGGCCTTCCAACCCGTTCCAGATCACATCGCTGAGCGAATCTTTGATAAGTATGGTGTTGTGCAAACGGATGAGGAACGAACCAAAGGATTCTGGTACACCGTCTACAAGCATCCTGAGATTCCCATCTACCGGACTGAAGGAGACAAGAAAGATGCGGCATTAGTCTCTCAAGGAAGAGTCGTCATTGGCGGGCAGGGGGTCAATATCGGCTATCGGGCCAAGAACCAGCACGATGAAAAACTCGAAAGACGAGTACTGCATCCGCAACTAGACGTGTTTGCGGTTCCAGGCAGAGAGTTCAGGTATGCCCATGACTGGGATTCAAAGCAGTCCACGGTCTGGAATGTGCGCCGTGAAATGGTCAGAGAAGCTGAACTCATTGAAGAAAGAGACTGCGAGACATGGAGAATTCCTTGGGACTCTGAGAAAGGGAAAGGCGTTGATGACCTGATCGCTAATCATGGCCCCATCGCGTTTGAGCGGGCTGACAAGAATGCCTATCCGATGGAGCGGGAAATCACGATGCACTATCGGGGACAGTACACCCAGATTAAGAAGCGATTGAATCGCCACTTTGGATGCGCGGTCCACGATATTCCCATTTACCTAGAAGCGATGAAGGATGGGGACGAGATGGATGGCATTCGGGTCTTATGGGAGTCTTCCACTGCCCGATCCTTCCAGCATTATCATGACAAGCAGCACTATATTGAAGGCATCATCAAGCTCTCGGATGCCTATCGTAGACTCGTCAGAAAAGACGGTGACCCCAAGGCCATGCAAATCCTCGTCAATAGACTGAAAAAGCCCCGACCCATTATCAAGGTCGAGGCCAGAAGTCGGAACTTAAAGCGAGGTCGTGGGCGTTAGTCTACACGACGGGAGTCAACCACCGTACCGCCGTAAGGACTGATCCAATCAGAACCCGGCATGGGAGGTGGGCCTGGAACAATCTCTGTGCGCCTCCACCCAGATCTATCTTCAATTTCTATGAGGCTCCGTTCTTGAGGTTTGCGGTTTTCTGGAAAGACTCGGCTTTGAATATCGTCTGAATAAATTTCTGACATGGGATTTCTCCTTGATTTGAGTTACAACGTGAAACTGATTCGAGAGAATATGCCACCCCCTTTATCGGGACATGGAAACTTCTCGTTTGGGCTGTTCTTTCTTCTCAACAGGGGGACGGGCATTGTTCTTTTTAATCCTGGCAATGAGCTTGCTTGAATCTAGTCCTTTCTCTCGCCTCCGATTAATCGTATCTTTCTGTTCTTGGGTAAATCCAGCTAGCTCATCCTGACTTTCTGCGGTGGGACTCTCAGGCTGAGATGGGGTATTTTTGGACTCTACATTTATTTTCTCATCCCCAGCGGGCTGATTCTGAGAATTTAGTTTGGGTTCCTCAATCTCAGCCCGCTCATCTGTCGCTTTTGGCTTGGGAGCCTCTGTCTCAGCCTTCTGGCTTTTAGCTTCGCCTTGCTGCTCTTGATTATCCTTGGGAATGTCAGCCTCAGCTTTAAGGTCTTTCCCAGCGAGATTATAGCGATCTGGAAGCGCAATACCATTTTGGATTCTGAGAACCGTGCGAGTGCCCACTTTAATCGTCAGCGTCCCTTTGAAATTCTCAGGGTTTTTGAGTGCATCCTGAATCATCTGAGCCTGCTTTAGATTAACGGAACTGCGATCATGGTCAATCATTCCATCACCATCAAGCCGAAATATCTCTTGTCGATTCAAAATAACTCGCAGATTGCTAATCTCAATGCTACGACCCAGCTTCTCAACAATATCCTCGTTGATCATACGGAGTGGGTCAAGGTCTTTAGGTTCCGAGGCTTTCGCTTTCGGTGCTTCGGCTTCAGGTGCTTGAGAGGGTTCCGCCCTTTCTGGCTCTGAGGAGTTGTGGACCACAGCCCTCGCTTCCTCCTCACTCATACCCTCGTCTTGACCCTGCATCACAACCAGCTCGTCATAGTATTTCTGCAACTGCGGATCTTCGCTGATGTGTTCCTGGATATCGGCATAGGTTAGCTCTTCGTCCAAGGCTTTAGACAATAACACCGCATATTGGTCTTGGCTTGTGGATTCAGTCTGTACCTCTGCCCCTGCTCAAAGGCATCAAAGTTGGCCTCAGTGGTGACGAGTTTCTGAACGTCTTCAATGTCCATCCATTAACAGCAGCTTGAGCCACGACCTTCTGATCCAGCTCACTCAATAATTCTGGATTCTCACTGAGGCGAGACTGAATATCCTCCCAGGTCAGATCTGGATTCTTCTCAAATTCACCCAGTAGTTGGGAATATTGCTGTTGGGCATCCGTCGATAGTTCCACCGAGGGATTCACTACAGAAGCATTCACTTCCAATACTGTTTGAGCTTCAGGCTCCTGGGTCAGCTCCTGATTAACCTCTGGGGTGGGGTTCTCTAGTTTGTATTGCGCCTCCACTGACTTTGCGGTCTCAGCTAGATAAACAGAGGTATCTTGAAGCTTTGCATCAGCCATCTGAGATACATTTGGTCCCTGGGAGATAATCGCGGTTGCTTCATCCGGTCCTTTCCCAGCTTTGAGCGCTTGGTAGAAGACTTGCTTGTCATAGTCAGCTCCCAAGTCGGGCTGATTTTGGATAGTCTCCTGAATACGCTCATAGGTGAGATTGGGGTCATTCTGTTGCTCAGATAGGATCTTTACATATTCATCTCGTCGCTCCATATCGCGCTCTGTGGGGATGGAGGCTTGGTTCTGTGCTTCAGCCATTGTTGCTTGTCTCCTTTGTACGGTTTCCATTGCATTACGAACGTTCTGCTGCACTTGCTCTGGCAGCTTGCTCAGGGTCTCTTCAAACCAATTCTTGGCCCGGTTGATGTAGTGGTTGGTCATCCTCCACATATGGACCACGGGACGAGCCACCACGGTAGGAATGCCCTGTCTGGCATAGCTAATGGCAAGCTTGCCTGTATCAATCATGCTTTTCCCGATCACCGTCGGAGCGGCAAACCCACTCAAGGGCCGTGCCCAGGCATCCGTCTTTGCCAGCATGTCTGGGATTCTGACTTTCGTCCAATCATCAAATGCCCTCTGCCGGAACCAATGGGTCAAACCCGGTTGAATGTTTTTGGACATCTCCGCAAACTGATTCGTGAGCCGTGTTTCGGTAAAGTCATGGATACTGGAGTGCATCCAGTGAGTGGCTTGACCCACGGCACCCGCGACGAAGGGGCCAACGATGGGGGCATGGGTCGCTGCCACGGCTACCCCTGGCACCGCTGCCATCTGAATCCCTTTCTTAGCCACACGCATTAAGGGAGCCGCTTGGAAAAGAGTTGTTCTTCGTCCCTGAGTTCTTGATATTTTTGCTGATGAAATTCTGAAATTCAAGTTTTTCCATTATTCAAGTTCTCCATAGTTAGAGTCCTAATTCGTTCCGAGGTAATGTACCGCTACCGTCCAAACCCCGATTTTGGCCTCGGTTCCGATTCTGGTTGAGCTTGTGGCCGTGGGTTTCCACCGCGACTTTGAGTTGGGCACTCTTCACATACCGCTCCGCCATCTTGGTTGGGTCTTGCACTTTCTCGGCATAGTCGCTCATCCGTAGCTTGGTCTTAATCACATCCGTGGGGGTGTTATTCCGTATCTCCTGCTTCGCCAGTTCCATTGCCTGTTCAGCGGTCTCGATCTTGACCGCCACTCGCGGCTTGCGGAGGGCGACGGCATTGATGATGACGCTGTTGGTCGCATTCACGGCCTGCTGGCCGATTTGCAACGCTTCTCTAAACTGCTGTTCTTCGCTACTCATGCGGCTTTCTCCTCTTGTTGCTTCAATTTGTGGGATTCAACTTCTTGGGTAGAGGGCAGCAAGGCATCCGCAGACACCATGCGGTCGGACATGATTTGTTCTGGAGAATCTAACACCCGCTCTTGGGCTATCCGCTCCATCTGCTTATGGACATGGCTTTCGTACATCCGTTCACATTCGGTGAACCGCTGCATATCCGTTCCATTCCGTTTCTTCAAGTTGAAGCGCATCCGAATGGGCCGATCATCCATGCCGGGGTTGGTGCAGATAAATTCCCCTTTCTTCAATCGTTTGATATCTGAAGCCGTAATCAGCCGCTTCTTTTTCTCTTGCTCATTGCGGGAGCGGCTGTTGCCCATCTTCCCGTAGCTGCGAGACTTGGAATGGTAGTGCTTGGTGTACTCCCCCAAGTCCGCACTCAGGTCTTCTCGGACCTTGTAGCTCCCACTCTTAAAGATGAATTGGGTGGAGGTGTTGTCAAAGATGGACTCTGAGGTCTCCGACTGATATTTAATCTTGGGTTGGCTGTAGCTCTGCATGGATACAAAGGAATAGAACCCATAGCTCCGATCCAAGGACACCACTTCTTCAAAGCTTGGCAGCATCAATCGGGCGAATTCATCTAGGAACACACCAAAGGGCCGATCCCGTTCTGTATCCTCATTCAAGTTGCGCTGAATCAGTAGGTGAATAGCAACAGCGACTAATGGAGCCGTGGCTTTCTTGGCCTGTCCATCCAACTCAAAGAAGATGATTTGCTTGCCCGGTAGATCCAAGGGAATGGTCGATTGGGTAGGTTCGCGCCCATCGATGGACAGACAGGGGATGGTCTGACGGTTCACCATTGGCAAGAGGTAGTTGATGCCACTCGCTAATATGCCACCAGCGGTATCTTGGGTGCCCGTCACACTCATCAGGCCCACGAGCTGTTGCCTCACCCACATGCCTAAATCGCTATCTACCTTGAATGCGCCTTCTTGGTCGGCCATTTGAATCCGCTCTGCGATACCCGGCAGGCCCATCAAGGCCCAGACCATCGGTAAGTCGGAATAGTCTGCCCGCTTCGCCATCATCAATAGGGCTTGCAGGAAGTACTCTGCATGATTGTCGAAGAAGGGATGCTTGCCTGAAATATTGACAATCACGTTATCGGACAAGGTTGAGGCGATGGACCGCGCTCTCAATGAGTCATCCGCATCTTGCATAAATTTTAGGTAGTCAAAGCCATGACTGTATCGCTTACCGGGGGCAAAGCAGTAGCAATCATATGGATCTGGTTGCTTGAGGGCAAAGGGGATGAATTTCTTCTTGAGAGTACCCTTCACATCAAAGACAATCAGGGTGTGCTCCTGGCGTATAGCATCTGCTAAGGCTAGCTCAATCACCGTGGCGGTCTTGCCCTTACCAGACCCACCCACGATGGTGACCAGGGGCTGGAGGTCTGGGAGGATCAGGGGTCATCGCTGCCCAGACGCAGGGCTATCTCATCCCGTTTTCGGTCTCTGATTTGCTTTAATCCCAGCATCTTAGCTCGATGCTGTTCCCGTCTCGTGGCCCATCGGGCATCATCGGGTTCGCGTCTCGTCTCATCCTCAAACCACCACAGGGCAATTAGGATCAGGGCCAATAAACCCGTCAACCAGGGGAGAGGGCCATTGAATAGGGGAGACAGGTCAACCCCTTCAGATTGGGGCTGGGGAGGCTGTTCGGTTTGTGCTGCATCATTCACCACCTTTGCTTTTAGCGATGGGGATGAATCTGTCGTTGTGTCTAAAGTAGTGGTCGCAGCAATAGGTTTGCTGGCTGGAGTAACCCAACTGCACAAGCAGGGGCACTGCGAGAAATCTGATGTTGGTCATGGCGGTCAGAATTATCTACGCGATAATGTACCGCCAGGTCATTTTTGGGGTGGGGTGGTGGTGTGGTGGGAGCATTAGGAACTGAGTTAACAAGCTACAGTAAGAATGAATCTCAAGCTAAGCCCGTCAAGGAATGGGGAAGTGTAGTGACAGCTTATACCATTGACTTCAGCCCAATTACCAAACTCACAGATGAGCAGTTTGACCTTCTCTGTGAGGCCAATCCTGAAATTAAGTTTGAGCGCACCCCAACTGGAGAACTTGTGATTATGCCGCCAACTGGTGGGGAAACGGGTCGAGGTAATGCAAACTTACCTCCCGATTCGTTGTTTGGAGTGAACGATATGGCCTTGGTGAAGTCTTTGATTCATCACCTGTTTCAGAATTCCTGGTGGTGGTGATCGGTCCCCTGATGTGGCATGGGTAGAAAAGTCCCGCTGGGATGCCCTCACACCAGAACAACAACGCAAATTCCCGCCAATCTGCCCTGACTTCGTGCTGGAATTGCTCTCACCCAGCGATAACCTCACCGTGACTCAGCGGAAGATGCAGGAGTACCTAGCAAGTGGGATACGGCTAGGATGGCTTATCAACCCAGAAGATAAACAGGTGGAGATTTACCGACCAGGGCAGGAGGTTGAGGTGTTGCAATCACCCAGCGCGATTTCTGGAGAAGAGGTGCTGCTAAAGTTTAGCCTCAATCTGGAGTGGATTTGGAATTAAAGAAATTCTATTCCGAAATATAGTCTTAAATCTTATCTCTCTGTCTAGTTATTGATGTGGCACGGAGAAGCCCAACTGTTTATATGCCCAAACGTAGTGATCTGGTATCACAGGACCGGGAGAATTCAATGATTTTGAATGACATCTCGTCCAGTAATCTCAACTCGATGAGCCAGCCACTGATAAGCTAATTGGCGAGAGACATCACGATCAAAGACTTCCGTAAGCTCTTGCCCACCTCCCCAGTAAGAAGATTCATAAATTAAGCTACATTTTTCATCTTTAAAGTGAATAGCCACTTCTCCTTGTACTTGTTTAGCTTGCCCATCAAAGTTTAAGACCGCATGATAGAGAGTTCCACCTCGGTAAGGAATTTCACCTATCACATTCATACTGTCAACTAAATACCTACCTTGTGTTTCAGGTACGCATTGTCTTAAGGAATCGAGTTTATTTCCATTCTGAGCCAAAGAAGCAGATGTCGGTAAAATCCAAGCAACGAAACTGCGAATAGGCTAAGTATAGTTTTATTCATCGTTTTCACCTGAAATTGAAATATTTTCGGGATCAACAGGATAACCTGAACGGTGGTTACCTTGAGTGTAGCCTTCAAAGAATTCAAAATGAAGGTGGTCTCCTCTACTACGCCCTGTGTTTCCAACCCTACCAATTTGATCTGCATTATCAACTGATTGACCGGGTCTCACATTAACCTCTGAGAGATGAGCATAAAGTGTCCCTGTCCCGTTCGGGTGTCCAACTACAATAAAATTCCCATAGCCATCTGGGTCCCAGCCAACATGATCAATCGTACCAGCCTCAACTGATAACACAGGAGTTCCTTTTGCTGCACCAAGATCTACTCCTAGGTGTGGGCGTCCTCTTCTTCGATGAAAATGAGCGAAATAGTCTGTGAAAAGATAAGTTCCTTGTGGCAATGGTGAACTGTATGTTCCTGTTGCAATTCCTGTACCCTCTGGAGTAAGTACACCAAGTGAGCCAGGACCACTATTACTCGCTAGCGCACCGGGCCTGCAAGGCAACCCAGCCGAAGCAACACCAACAGGCTCATTCGTGGAAGCATCTCCAGTCGGTCCATATTCTCAAAATTCGCGGGATTACTCCACACCTCACTTTGTTCAGGACCACCCGGCAGAGAGGTCCACTGCAAAGGACTCAACACCCGATCCGCCAGAGCAAAGTCTCCTCTCTCAATCGCAGCCATCAAATCAACGTTCTCTTCGGCTCCAATAATCTTGATCCACTCCACCGCAGCTTGAGCCGCAACCGCCCGGTCTCTGGTCCAACCATCTATCTGTTCTTTGCAGAAGAGACTGCCTAGACTCTGGCGTGAACTGATAAATTCCATAAGCACCCGTCTGAGAATTGGGCTTCCAATTCGTCCCATCACTGCTTTCGCCAATTCTGATTCGGGCTAGATACTGTCTGAGATTATGGTCAGGATCGGCGGCGTTGCAGGCGTTGACGTGCCCTGACTTTGACCATTGCTAGCGGTAGGGCTGAAGGTAGCAGCCGCCTGGTCCGTACCTACAACCGCCAGTGCCAAGGCTCAAAGCTCACCCCTTGGCTATTGCCCTCTGGGAATGACAACTCAACCCATACTTGCCCGCATTGGCTTGCATCCAGGCATACTCAGATGTCCGTGCCCAAGACCGATCTAAGCTGGAATTCTGGTTATTGCCCACATCCACGGCTAGACCCGTGTGATGCTCACTATGACGGGAGGCGCTGAGGTCAAGGCAACCACTTCTGGAGAAGCACTCGCCACCTTGTTATCCCAAATCGACTGCTGAACAGCCACGGAACGGAAGCCCGAGACTGCTTTGATATCCAATCCTTGAGACGCAGCATCTTGCCGCATCTGTTCAAAGGCTTGGGCTGCATCTGGAGCTAGAGTCTCCTGTACGCCATCGACAGAGGTCACGTTGACTAATTGACCCGTGGTTTCTGCATAGGCAAGATGACCATATTTTGAATTCGTTGGAGAAACATCACTTTGCCCTGATGAAGCAATAATCTGATGGGGTCGCCATACACCTGACTCAGGCCCGCAGCCGTCAACGCTCGATTCCTAAACTTGGCAATCTCAGCAGGCAGGCTCCTTCGACTCGCCACTAGGAACAAGCCCCTCTTGAACAGTGAATGGTGTCGGAATCACAAAGAAGTGAGGGTGCATTGCTCCCCCAGGATCGGAATGGTGTAGCAGAATTGGATGGCAAGGGAAAGCTTGGCAGTACTCGGTTTATCGGATACTCCTTAATATCCCCAAGACAAACTTGGTGTAAGAATTAGGACCAAAGGCTTAATGCCTGCTGGTTCCAACCCCCATTGACAATCTTTGGTAAACCCTTACCCCTTTGACACCCTGACCATTCTTGCCTTTGGAATGCCCTTGCACCCATTGCTTCCCTTCATATCGTCATCCCCGTCACTTGGCGAGGGGAGAGCTGATAAACTTCCGCATCTCAAAGTGGGGCAGTTGTTCGCCCTCTGGTTTAGTCTGACCGAGGTGCATTTGATGGGTCGAAACTTCTGGTCTTCCGTACCACCGGACAAGGCATGTTGAACGGAGGGTCTTCTGGTCCCTCAACACCACTGTAGGCAATATCAAACCTTGCAAACACATCCCCAGCCAAGAAGCTAAAGGCCAGGTCAAAGGGTAGCTTGTT
Encoded proteins:
- a CDS encoding FF domain-containing protein codes for the protein MRVAKKGIQMAAVPGVAVAATHAPIVGPFVAGAVGQATHWMHSSIHDFTETRLTNQFAEMSKNIQPGLTHWFRQRAFDDWTKVRIPDMLAKTDAWARPLSGFAAPTVIGKSMIDTGKLAISYARQGIPTVVARPVVHMWRMTNHYINRAKNWFEETLSKLPEQVQQNVRNAMETVQRRQATMAEAQNQASIPTERDMERRDEYVKILSEQQNDPNLTYERIQETIQNQPDLGADYDKQVFYQALKAGKGPDEATAIISQGPNVSQMADAKLQDTSVYLAETAKSVEAQYKLENPTPEVNQELTQEPEAQTVLEVNASVVNPSVELSTDAQQQYSQLLGEFEKNPDLTWEDIQSRLSENPELLSELDQKVVAQAAVNGWTLKTFRNSSPLRPTLMPLSRGRGTD
- a CDS encoding type IV secretory system conjugative DNA transfer family protein; this translates as MGGSGKGKTATVIELALADAIRQEHTLIVFDVKGTLKKKFIPFALKQPDPYDCYCFAPGKRYSHGFDYLKFMQDADDSLRARSIASTLSDNVIVNISGKHPFFDNHAEYFLQALLMMAKRADYSDLPMVWALMGLPGIAERIQMADQEGAFKVDSDLGMWVRQQLVGLMSVTGTQDTAGGILASGINYLLPMVNRQTIPCLSIDGREPTQSTIPLDLPGKQIIFFELDGQAKKATAPLVAVAIHLLIQRNLNEDTERDRPFGVFLDEFARLMLPSFEEVVSLDRSYGFYSFVSMQSYSQPKIKYQSETSESIFDNTSTQFIFKSGSYKVREDLSADLGEYTKHYHSKSRSYGKMGNSRSRNEQEKKKRLITASDIKRLKKGEFICTNPGMDDRPIRMRFNLKKRNGTDMQRFTECERMYESHVHKQMERIAQERVLDSPEQIMSDRMVSADALLPSTQEVESHKLKQQEEKAA
- a CDS encoding M23 family metallopeptidase, whose amino-acid sequence is MPQGTYLFTDYFAHFHRRRGRPHLGVDLGAAKGTPVLSVEAGTIDHVGWDPDGYGNFIVVGHPNGTGTLYAHLSEVNVRPGQSVDNADQIGRVGNTGRSRGDHLHFEFFEGYTQGNHRSGYPVDPENISISGENDE